Proteins found in one Syngnathus acus chromosome 9, fSynAcu1.2, whole genome shotgun sequence genomic segment:
- the foxn4 gene encoding forkhead box protein N4 — protein MIEGGITSRMSGIIEDAGHHPSPQDYRLLTTDPSQLREEDLPGDLQSLSWLTSVDVPRLQQMVDGRGHSNGPSQGSLLEQQTAQLSSMAMTGAQSSMLHLQSNMQHSPLGISIISTHSGAMSPFPINGMPSPGYQCPTSVYQSAPQQVYSLTQTGQQCSTGGLYSNVSFTNQSLFSQSRLAPQEQDLQPKCFPKPIYSYSCLIAMALKNSKTGSLPVSEIYSFMKEHFPYFKTAPDGWKNSVRHNLSLNKCFEKVENKTSSSSRKGCLWALNPAKIDKMEEEMQKWKRKDLPAIRRSMANPDELDKLITDRPENCRRKPMEPIMTRLPGCPTGLSLTAQMQQPQPIVTLSLPCLPMHQHHQIQAQLQAQARLAPMSPAPAQTPPLHAVPDLSHSPLTQQPGKPPDDFYSVHVDSHTEVDALDPSIMDFALQGNLWEEMKDDSFNLDALGTFSNSPLRLSDCDLGSSLPPAAANPPLSDVQVTGLYTSYTSQESLSSQYMGSPANSKPIVLL, from the exons GCTTCTGACCACGGACCCCTCCCAACTGAGGGAGGAGGACCTCCCTGGGGACCTGCAGTCTCTGTCGTGGCTCACCTCGGTGGACGTTCCCCGACTACAGCAGATGGTGGATGGCCGCGGCCACAGTAATGGGCCCTCCCAGGGCAGCTTGTTGGAGCAACAGACAG CCCAACTGAGCAGCATGGCCATGACAGGAGCTCAGTCCTCCATGCTCCACCTGCAAAGCAACATGCAGCACAGCCCACTGGGAATCAGCATCATCAGCACCCACAGTGGAGCA ATGTCTCCGTTTCCCATCAACGGGATGCCCTCACCGGGGTACCAGTGCCCCACCTCGGTATACCAGTCGGCACCACAGCAGGTGTACTCGCTAACCCAAACTGGACAACAG TGCTCAACAGGCGGGCTGTACAGCAATGTCTCTTTCACCAACCAAAGTCTATTTTCACAATCTCGCCTGGCACCACAAGAACAGGACCTGCAGCCAAAATGTTTCCCCAAACCCATCTACTCGTACAG CTGTTTGATTGCCATGGCTCTGAAGAACAGCAAAACAGGCAGCCTTCCAGTCAGCGAGATCTATAGCTTTATGAAGGAACACTTTCCTTATTTCAAG ACGGCCCCGGACGGATGGAAGAATTCAGTCCGGCACAACCTGTCTTTAAACAAATGCTTTGAGAAAGTGGAGAACAAGACGAGTAGCTCGTCCCGAAAGGGTTGTCTGTGGGCGCTGAACCCGGCCAAAATTGACAAGATGGAGGAAGAGATGCAGAAGTGGAAACGCAAGGATCTCCCAGCCATCCGCCGCAGTATGGCCAATCCAG ATGAGCTGGACAAACTGATCACGGACCGGCCAGAGAACTGCAGACGGAAGCCAATGGAACCCATCATGACCCGGCTGCCCGGCTGTCCGACGGGCCTTTCGCTGACGGCCCAGATGCAGCAGCCCCAGCCTATCGTGACCCTCTCCCTGCCGTGTTTACCCATGCACCAGCACCATCAGATCCAAGCCCAGCTGCAGGCCCAAGCCCGTTTGGCGCCCATGTCCCCGGCCCCGGCACAAACGCCTCCCCTCCACGCCGTGCCCGACCTCTCGCATAGTCCGCTAACACAACAACCCGGCAAGCCTCCTGATGACTTTTACAGCGTTCACGTAGACAGCCACACAGAAGTGGACGCACTGGACCCCAGCATCATGGATTTTGCCCTTCAAG GTAACCTTTGGGAGGAAATGAAGGACGACAGCTTTAACCTGGATGCATTGGGCACCTTCAGTAACTCCCCATTGCGACTATCAGACTGTGATTTGGGGAGCAGCCTCCCTCCTGCCGCCGCAAACCCACCGCTGTCAGACGTACAAGTGACGGGTCTGTACACGTCGTACACGTCACAGGAAAGCCTCTCCTCCCAGTACATGGGCTCACCGGCCAACAGCAAACCCATCGTCCTGCTTTAG